Genomic window (Cucumis sativus cultivar 9930 chromosome 2, Cucumber_9930_V3, whole genome shotgun sequence):
gaaattgaaatatcaaACACACATGGGGAGgagttgaaatttaaataaaatcgaCGGCCATTTCTTCCATGGTATTCCCCTATACCAACTCTTGCATTTGTACATTAATGGCAATTTATAATTGTTAGCCcataatcttttatttatttatgtatatttattattctctttcttactattttattattttccacTCCGATTCTctctcctttccttttttcactATCTCTCTCGCTTTCAGTTTTCtccactctctctctctttgaaATTCTCCGTCTCCGTTCACTGTGCTTGGCGAACTTTATCTTATATCTATTCGCCATTGGAGACCCATTTAACAGTTCTTATTCTACGCAATTTTCATCTTACTTTTCCtaatttttctgtttcttcttcttattattgcGTACAATGAGCGTACCTGAGGAGAAGTTTTCTGGTTTAGATCCAGCGTTCGCGGGTAAGGTCTCTGTTTAAGGTctctgcttttttttctttttccctttacAATGGTGTTGATGGATGTTCTCGTTCGTCTTTGCATTTAAACGCCAAGTTAATATCAATGTCCTTACACCTTCTTGGACAATGTTATTCATGTCGTCTGTCTCTGGCTTTagcatttattttgttttggctttttttttttttttttctgtccttttgcttttgtttttttttttttttttttgaattttttaaaaccctTTTTCTCAAACAGTATCTCCATTTTCAATGTGGCTGTTTATCGACATTGTTTTTGATGTGgggtttttcctttttggctGTTCTTTATTGTAGGCCATTGCATTACACGATCTATTTTGGTGGatgtaatttaattctttgtttggttgatttttgttctttactTCTGCTTCTGCTGTGTGTTTGGTTGAATGTCTATATTCAGTGAACGCATGAGCCATGCTTGTGTTTCAGGTTATGATAATGAGTCTGGAAAAGGCAGCAACAAGATGagtatggaaaagaaaaaggaaataattcATGAGATTGCTCAAAAGTCCAAAGCCGCCACTGAAATCCTTAGGTCTTTTACCCGCAGGGAGCTACTTGAGATCATATGTGCTGAAATGgggaaagaaaggaagtaCACAGGATATACAAAATCTCAAATGATAGAGCATCTTTTGAAGTTGGTTTCTCAGAAATCTGAGAACAGCAGTAGTCCTACTCTTGCTTTTGTACGAGACAAAACTCAAACCAGCCACAAAAGACCTCGAAAGGCAGACCAATCATCTGTTGTGCTTTTGAGTTCGAATAATAATGCTTCCTTTGAGACCGATGAGGAATTTTCTGAAGTCAAAGTTTGTCAGAATGTAGCTTGTAAAGCACCTCTAAATCCAGAGTTTGCTTTTTGCAAAAGATGTTCATGTTGCATTTGCCATTGTTACGATGATAACAAGGATCCAAGTCTTTGGCTGACCTGTTGCTCTGATTCTTCTAATGAGAACGGCTCCTGTGGAATGTCATGTCATTTGGAGTGTGCCCTGAAGCATGAAAGATCTGGAATTGTAAAGAATAGTCTCTGTGAGAAATTGGATGGAAGTTTTTACTGCATATCGTGTGGAAAGATAAATGGATTGATGGGGTATGTTATagtttgctttctttttctcctgaGTTGATATTTTGAACTGAATTATTGTTTGTCTTGGATGTATCCTCCAAACGTGACATAAAAGACAACCaaatcaatataatataatttcacATTCAGGCACTATATAAACTGGATCTAATATCTCAAGAAACAGAACGATACTTATAGATTCACTAGCCATCTTGTGAgctaattatatcaatatttggGTTAGTTTATCAACTGTTTTGAAATTTGCTGAATACAGAAGTTGGAGAAGACAATTGTTGAATGCAAAAGAGGCCAGAAGAGTGGATGTACTATGTCTACGACTATCCTTGTGTCACAAGATTCTTATAGGGACAAATTTATACAGAGAGCTGCATAAAACAGTAGAATTGGCCGTGAATATGTTGACAAATGAAATGGGGCCCTTAGATGAGGTTTGTTTAAGGACGGCAAGAGGTATTGTCAACCGGTTATCCTGTGGTGCGGAGGTCCAGAAACTGTGTGCTTCTGCTGTGGAGGACTTTGATTCTATGTGTCGTGTTCCCTACAGAGATTGTATGCAAAAGAGAGAAACATTGAGTAAGTATCGTTTCTTTCTCAGAAAGAACTGatttaatgaatttcttttaaatttgattctaagtCAAATTTGAATTACATGCAATGCCTATTATCAGTGTGATTTTGCCATGATTACCTGGAGACTAGTCCTTGATTAACGTAGTAATGTCCTATTGTCATGTAGTAATCCAAAATATACCTTTTCACCATTAATTGCAATTTGCCTTGGCAGACTGTAAGATCCTATTTGAAGATTCTTCCCCTACATCCGTGATGGTTGTGCTGCAGTATGATGATCATTTGGTGAAAGACTTCTTAGGCTGTAGACTTTGGCATCGTAAAGCCAACGCAAAGGATTATCCAGACCAGCCGTCTTTCATTGCATTGAAGCCAGAAAAGAAGTTCAAGATCAATGATCTCTTTCCTTCAACTGAGTACTACTGCAAGGTTTCTCTATTTAGTAGCATACAAGTTTTTGGTGTTTGGGAAGCCAAATGGGTCACGCCCAAATTATCAACGCCATATCCAGGTTTGGGGAAGCATAGAAGTGGAGAAATCAGGACCATCGATCTACT
Coding sequences:
- the LOC101207295 gene encoding VIN3-like protein 2 isoform X1 — protein: MSLHLLGQCYSCRLSLALAFILFWLFFFFFLSFCFCFFFFFFEFFKTLFLKQYLHFQCGCLSTLFLMWGFSFLAVLYCRPLHYTIYFGGCYDNESGKGSNKMSMEKKKEIIHEIAQKSKAATEILRSFTRRELLEIICAEMGKERKYTGYTKSQMIEHLLKLVSQKSENSSSPTLAFVRDKTQTSHKRPRKADQSSVVLLSSNNNASFETDEEFSEVKVCQNVACKAPLNPEFAFCKRCSCCICHCYDDNKDPSLWLTCCSDSSNENGSCGMSCHLECALKHERSGIVKNSLCEKLDGSFYCISCGKINGLMGSWRRQLLNAKEARRVDVLCLRLSLCHKILIGTNLYRELHKTVELAVNMLTNEMGPLDEVCLRTARGIVNRLSCGAEVQKLCASAVEDFDSMCRVPYRDCMQKRETLNCKILFEDSSPTSVMVVLQYDDHLVKDFLGCRLWHRKANAKDYPDQPSFIALKPEKKFKINDLFPSTEYYCKVSLFSSIQVFGVWEAKWVTPKLSTPYPGLGKHRSGEIRTIDLLPSRVDSKGNLTNLHPWNGLNKSKWESHYKNPSPKNSITPMKPISVCPSTPCKTSETRILLGSNCKRRTEESDYDYSVRIVKWLEHDEHIDEDFRVKFLTWFSLKASVRDRRVVSAFIDALIDDPPSLAGQLSHTFMDEIFCNQKPTSKHEYCNWI
- the LOC101207295 gene encoding VIN3-like protein 2 isoform X2, whose translation is MSVPEEKFSGLDPAFAGYDNESGKGSNKMSMEKKKEIIHEIAQKSKAATEILRSFTRRELLEIICAEMGKERKYTGYTKSQMIEHLLKLVSQKSENSSSPTLAFVRDKTQTSHKRPRKADQSSVVLLSSNNNASFETDEEFSEVKVCQNVACKAPLNPEFAFCKRCSCCICHCYDDNKDPSLWLTCCSDSSNENGSCGMSCHLECALKHERSGIVKNSLCEKLDGSFYCISCGKINGLMGSWRRQLLNAKEARRVDVLCLRLSLCHKILIGTNLYRELHKTVELAVNMLTNEMGPLDEVCLRTARGIVNRLSCGAEVQKLCASAVEDFDSMCRVPYRDCMQKRETLNCKILFEDSSPTSVMVVLQYDDHLVKDFLGCRLWHRKANAKDYPDQPSFIALKPEKKFKINDLFPSTEYYCKVSLFSSIQVFGVWEAKWVTPKLSTPYPGLGKHRSGEIRTIDLLPSRVDSKGNLTNLHPWNGLNKSKWESHYKNPSPKNSITPMKPISVCPSTPCKTSETRILLGSNCKRRTEESDYDYSVRIVKWLEHDEHIDEDFRVKFLTWFSLKASVRDRRVVSAFIDALIDDPPSLAGQLSHTFMDEIFCNQKPTSKHEYCNWI
- the LOC101207295 gene encoding VIN3-like protein 2 isoform X3; protein product: MSHACVSGYDNESGKGSNKMSMEKKKEIIHEIAQKSKAATEILRSFTRRELLEIICAEMGKERKYTGYTKSQMIEHLLKLVSQKSENSSSPTLAFVRDKTQTSHKRPRKADQSSVVLLSSNNNASFETDEEFSEVKVCQNVACKAPLNPEFAFCKRCSCCICHCYDDNKDPSLWLTCCSDSSNENGSCGMSCHLECALKHERSGIVKNSLCEKLDGSFYCISCGKINGLMGSWRRQLLNAKEARRVDVLCLRLSLCHKILIGTNLYRELHKTVELAVNMLTNEMGPLDEVCLRTARGIVNRLSCGAEVQKLCASAVEDFDSMCRVPYRDCMQKRETLNCKILFEDSSPTSVMVVLQYDDHLVKDFLGCRLWHRKANAKDYPDQPSFIALKPEKKFKINDLFPSTEYYCKVSLFSSIQVFGVWEAKWVTPKLSTPYPGLGKHRSGEIRTIDLLPSRVDSKGNLTNLHPWNGLNKSKWESHYKNPSPKNSITPMKPISVCPSTPCKTSETRILLGSNCKRRTEESDYDYSVRIVKWLEHDEHIDEDFRVKFLTWFSLKASVRDRRVVSAFIDALIDDPPSLAGQLSHTFMDEIFCNQKPTSKHEYCNWI
- the LOC101207295 gene encoding VIN3-like protein 2 isoform X4 → MSMEKKKEIIHEIAQKSKAATEILRSFTRRELLEIICAEMGKERKYTGYTKSQMIEHLLKLVSQKSENSSSPTLAFVRDKTQTSHKRPRKADQSSVVLLSSNNNASFETDEEFSEVKVCQNVACKAPLNPEFAFCKRCSCCICHCYDDNKDPSLWLTCCSDSSNENGSCGMSCHLECALKHERSGIVKNSLCEKLDGSFYCISCGKINGLMGSWRRQLLNAKEARRVDVLCLRLSLCHKILIGTNLYRELHKTVELAVNMLTNEMGPLDEVCLRTARGIVNRLSCGAEVQKLCASAVEDFDSMCRVPYRDCMQKRETLNCKILFEDSSPTSVMVVLQYDDHLVKDFLGCRLWHRKANAKDYPDQPSFIALKPEKKFKINDLFPSTEYYCKVSLFSSIQVFGVWEAKWVTPKLSTPYPGLGKHRSGEIRTIDLLPSRVDSKGNLTNLHPWNGLNKSKWESHYKNPSPKNSITPMKPISVCPSTPCKTSETRILLGSNCKRRTEESDYDYSVRIVKWLEHDEHIDEDFRVKFLTWFSLKASVRDRRVVSAFIDALIDDPPSLAGQLSHTFMDEIFCNQKPTSKHEYCNWI